A genome region from Oncorhynchus masou masou isolate Uvic2021 chromosome 14, UVic_Omas_1.1, whole genome shotgun sequence includes the following:
- the LOC135554149 gene encoding intercellular adhesion molecule 1-like yields MCEIIFSRIFLGVPVLLLWMAGGLAHAACPLELNPPRLVVRYGDSVSVNCSTSSTDHEGMGWEATFGGTGLEPDVIVVTWTVKNLTDWTIEPKCYLNLNDGEQPLKVLPVILYKTPDRVSISVLSHSGPMVEGTQYQLQCDIQNIAPLQNLVVKWYKGNEPLDNVTYSNVSKRPEDVSATLMISPSKDDNGTQYRCRAELDLGPEGPQPHPTVTSEPLSITVHYKPCINASRLPVRIPVFRGYPEELVCEAEGYPQPRIKWVYDPAKHVSEAGGNLTVFEAGLYNCTATNDVAMSFIVVEVVLNEDYLPLIAGFVAFMVVVISVIFVVIYSIYYKNNKMGRYSLKKAKLSSTPNGNVAQNGGRDTPLPMTKLSQPNIYF; encoded by the exons ATGTGTGAAATAATATTTAGTCGGATTTTTCTTGGGGTTCCCGTACTTCTCCTCTGGATGGCAG GTGGGCTGGCACATGCCGCCTGTCCTCTTGAGCTCAACCCTCCCAGATTGGTGGTGAGATATGGAGACTCAGTCTCAGTCAACTGCAGCACATCATCCACAGACCACGAGGGGATGGGCTGGGAGGCCACATTCGGAGGTACAGGTTTAGAACCGGATGTCATTGTTGTCACCTGGACTGTGAAGAATTTGACAGACTGGACAATAGAACCCAAATGCTACCTCAATCTCAATGATGGCGAACAACCCTTAAAAGTACTTCCAGTCATTCTCTACA AGACTCCAGACAGAGTCTCCATCTCTGTTCTGAGCCACTCTGGTCCCATGGTGGAGGGGACACAGTACCAGCTGCAGTGTGACATTCAGAACATCGCTCCTCTACAGAACCTGGTTGTGAAGTGGTACAAAGGGAATGAACCCTTAGATAATGTAACTTACAGTAACGTCAGTAAGAGACCAGAGGATGTGTCAGCTACTCTGATGATCAGCCCAAGTAAAGATGATAATGGAACTCAGTATAGATGTAGAGCAGAACTGGACCTGGGACCAGAGGGACCACAACCCCATCCTACAGTGACATCAGAACCTCTCAGCATTACTGTGCACT acaAGCCATGCATCAATGCATCCCGACTGCCAGTGAGGATACCTGTGTTCAGGGGCTATCCTGAGGAGTTAGTGTGTGAGGCTGAGGGTTACCCACAGCCCAGGATAAAGTGGGTCTATGACCCAGCGAAGCATGTCAGTGAGGCGGGAGGCAACCTGACTGTCTTTGAGGCAGGGCTCTACAACTGCACCGCCACCAACGATGTGGCGATGAGCTTCATTGTGGTAGAGGTGGTTTTAAATG AGGACTACCTGCCCCTCATAGCGGGCTTCGTGGCCTTCATGGTCGTGGTCATCTCGGTCATCTTTGTCGTCATCTACTCCATCTACTACAAGAACAACAAGATGGGCCGCTACAGCCTGAAGAAGGCCAAGCTCAGCAGCACGCCCAACGGCAACGTGGCGCAGAACGGCGGCCGGGACACTCCGCTCCCGATGACTAAACTGTCTCAGCCAAACATCTACTTCTAG